The DNA segment TACTGAATCGTGGCCACCTTTTATAAATCTGGAAATGTCACAACCAAGTTTCCAGTTGTCCTGAGGCTTCCAGCCAATCCCTATCAGACCTACGCGACCTCCTCGTCCCTGGAGCACTGAGTTTGTTGCGATTGTCGTCGAAATACCGACGAGTCCGATGTCTGCGTGTCTAAAACTACCAATCTTAAGAACCTCAGAGACAGCATTTCTTATACCAATCGAAAGGTCATGGTACGTGGTTGGTTTCTTCGCCTTTGCGAGAACTTTTTGGTTGGTTAAATCGACCACAACACCATCCGTAAAGGTGCCACCGGTGTCAATTCCAAGACCTAAACTGCAATCTTTAGATACGCCCTTTGCGTCAGTGATCGGCATTCAGACCACGCTATTGTTCAATATGAGGGACATCGAGATTTACAGACGATGTAAAAAAAATTACTAGAGGGCTGAGCCCTCAGAAACTAATTTACTTTTTCTTAAGAAGATCCTCTGCGATCTTCACAGCCTCGATCGCATCATATCCCCAAGCATCGGCACCGATCTGAGCTGCGAACTCTTTTGAAGTCGCACCACCGCCGATCATCGTCTTTACCGGTCCCTTCAACCCCGCTTCCTTGAGCATTCTTTCAAGCTCTCTCATTCCCGCGAGGGTTGGAGTCATAAGCGTGGATGTCGCCAGAATATCGGCCTTTTCGGCCTGAACTTTTTCAATGTATTTCTTGAGCGGCACATCTCTACCCATGTCAAATACCGTCATGCCAGCGCCAGTAAGCATCGCTTTGACGATGTTCTTTCCGATATCATGGACATCCCCCTCTACGACGCCGATGACAATCTTACCGCTTGCACCTGCAGCCTCAACTTTGAGTTTAGGAAGAACAACATCGAGTGCGGCGTACATTGTTTGGGC comes from the Methanomassiliicoccales archaeon genome and includes:
- a CDS encoding corrinoid protein, coding for MSNEILDKLAEVVVKGKIKEAKPLAEQALNAGILPQTIIFDGLSKGMAVVGEKYEKKEYFLPQVLLSAQTMYAALDVVLPKLKVEAAGASGKIVIGVVEGDVHDIGKNIVKAMLTGAGMTVFDMGRDVPLKKYIEKVQAEKADILATSTLMTPTLAGMRELERMLKEAGLKGPVKTMIGGGATSKEFAAQIGADAWGYDAIEAVKIAEDLLKKK